From Rhizobium favelukesii:
AGAGAGCGGGATTATGCGGAGTGTTGGCCGCTGAAGCCTGCTTTTGCCGGTGTTTGCGGTGGAAATTACTCCGCATAATTCCGAGGGTTGATGGGTAGCGCCCCGCTGTGAGCGGAGCGCCTTGGTGCTGGTCAGCGGGACCAGATGAGCTTGTGGTCGCCTTTGTCGCCCTGGACGAGGGAGGCGTAGACCGGAGCCGTGAAGGACGGATCGTCGAGCTTGAGCGAGAGGTATTCGGCGCCGGTTTCCCGGGCGGTCCGGCTCCAGCCGGCTCCGAACTCGACACCGGTTGCTGTGACCCGGAAGTCCGGGGCGCGATCGTTGTCGCGGTCGCAGGGTTTGATGGATGCCTTGACGTTGAGGGTGAGGGTCTTGATGGTGCCGTTGTAGGCGCCGGTTTCGTCGCGAGTGAAGGTGCCGATCTGAGCCATTGTCGTTTCTCCTGAGAGTTGTTCGAAGCCGCCCGATGCGGCCTCGATGGCGGTCGAGAGGCGACGGGTTGGCCTGCTGCATCCAAAGGACCACAGCGCCAGCGGAGGACGGCGGTAGCCGAGCTTGTTGCTTCGCGAGGATGGCCGCTTGCGGTCAGGGGAAGAAGGTCGGCGAAGCCGTTGCAGGCCAAGGCCGGACCGGCGCCAGACCAGCCGAGATGAGAGGCCGTATCGGGGCTTCGCGGCATTGTCGGCAGAGAACGACGTGGATGATCAGAGCCACATTAGCATGAACACCCCTGTCGCAGCGTCATCGCCCCTACCGATGTCATTGCCATGCTCCGAGCCGACGACACCAATCCCGCTCGACATGGTGCGGACCATGTCAAGCAGGATGCCGGTGGAACCAAGCGTCTCACGCGGTGCGCAGAAGCCGCCTCAGATCTGTAACCGATCCGATCGCGCCGGTGTTTCCAAGTCCGAAAGCAGCGATGCGATCAAAGCATCCGGTGCCTTGAATCGTCCGCGTCGCAGTTCTGGCGGG
This genomic window contains:
- a CDS encoding DUF736 domain-containing protein — translated: MAQIGTFTRDETGAYNGTIKTLTLNVKASIKPCDRDNDRAPDFRVTATGVEFGAGWSRTARETGAEYLSLKLDDPSFTAPVYASLVQGDKGDHKLIWSR